TGATGACCGAGACCCTGACCTCGGGCGGCAGAAGTCCCCGCGCCAGAAGGCTGTTCGCCCGCCCGGAGACCGGGGCGGCGGTGGCCGCGCTGGTCATCCTGGTGTTCTTCCTGGCGGTCGCGCCGGCCTTCCGCTCGGCCGACTCGTTCTTCACCGTGCTCTACCAGTCGTCCACCATCGGGGTGGTCGCGACCGGCGTGGGGCTGCTGATGATCGGCGGCGAGTTCGACCTGTCGGCCGGGGTGATGGTGACCACCGCGGGCCTGGCCAACTCGATGTTCTGCTGGTGGTTCGGCATCGACCTGTGGGTGGGGGCACTGCTCAGCCTGGCCCTCTGCCTGTTCATCGGGTTCCTGAACGGCTATCTGGTGATGCGTACCGGCATCCCCAGCTTCCTGATCACACTCGGCACCTTCTTCGTGCTCCAGGGCGCGAACCTGGGTCTCACCAAGGTGATCACCGGCTCGGTCACCGCGCCGGACATCTCTCGCATGGACGGATACGGCTTCCTCGGAAAGATTTTCGCCTCCAGCTTCGAGGTCGGCGGGGTCACCGTCTGGGGCACCGTGTTGTGGTGGCTCGCCTTCACCGCCCTGGCCGCCTGGGTGCTGCACCGCACCCGCACCGGCAACTGGGTGTTCGCGGTGGGGGGCAGCGCCGACAGCGCCCGGGCGGTCGGCGTACCGGTGGACCGCACGAAGATCGGCCTGTTCATGGCGGTCTCGTTTCTCGGCTGGTTCGCCGGCATGCACACGCTGTACCGGTTCAACACGCTCCAGGCCGGCAACGGTGTGGGCAACGAGTTCCTCTACATCATCGCCGCCGTGGTCGGCGGCACGCTGCTCACCGGCGGCTACGGCAACGCGATCGGCGTCGCGATCGGCGCGTTCATCTTCGGCATGACCAGCCTGTGCATCGTCTACGCGGGCTGGGACCCGAACTGGTTCAAGGCCTTTCTCGGCGTCATGCTGCTGCTGGCGGTGCTGGTCAACCTGTACGTCAAGGGGCTGGCCACCTCCGCCGGCCCGGCCCGGAAGGCGGAGGCTCCGTGAACCTGATCCAGATGACCGACGTGGGCAAGAGCTACGGACCGGTGCGGGCGCTGCACGGGATCAGCCTCGGGGTCGCGGCCGGCGAGGTGACCTGCGTGCTCGGCGACAACGGGGCGGGCAAGTCCACGCTGATCAAGATCATGTCCGGCCTGCATCCGCACACCGAGGGGCAACTGCTGGTGGACGGCGAGGAGCTGGTGTTCTCCTCGCCGCGTGAGGCTCTGGACCGGGGCATCGCCACGGTGTACCAAGACCTCGCGGTGGTTCCCCTGATGGAGGTCTGGCGCAACTTCTTCCTCGGCGCCGAGCTGCGCAGTGGCCGTTATCCCCTGGCCGGCCTGAGGATTCGCGAGATGCGCCGGATCGCCGAGGAAGAACTGCGCAAGATGGGCATCGCCGTCCACGACATCAACCAGCCGATCGGCACCCTGTCGGGCGGGCAGCGGCAGAGCGTGGCCATCGCCCGGGCGGTCTACTTCGGGGCCCGGGTGCTGATCCTCGACGAGCCGACGGCCGCGCTCGGCGTGAAACAGTCCGGCGTGGTGCTGAAATACACCGCCGCGGCCCGGGACGCCGGGCTCGGCGTCGTGTTCATCACCCACAACCCGCATCACGCCTATCTGGTCGGCGACCACTTCGTGGTGCTGAAACGCGGCCGCATGCACCTGGACTCGCGGCGCGATGCGATCACGCTGAACGACCTGACCCAGGAGATGGCCGGCGGGGACGAACTCGACGCGCTGGCCCACGAGCTGCGCCGGGAGGACCCCGCCTGACCGGTCCGCTGCGCGTCGCCCTGGTCGGCGTCGTCCACCATGATCTGTTCCTGCCCGAGCTCGTCGCCGCCCGCAGGATCATTGCTCCCGGCGAGCCGGGCGCAGTGCGGGCTGGCACGGTGGAGAGCATCCCCGGCGCGCCGGTGCCGACCGAACGCGCCGGTGCCTCCACCGTCTGACCAGGGGCGTGGCGGCGCCGGCCGATCCGGGCCTGCCCGCGTTCTCACCGGTGGCGCGCGGAAGACTGTTCCCGCCGCCGGTCTAGACCACGGCGTAGGCCCGCAGGAATGTGTCCACCCCGGCCCGCACCGCCGCCTCGAAGTCTTCGGCGCTGATTCGCTGGGTGCCCAGAACGGTCAGTTCAGGCAGCTCGGCGTTGGCCAGCACGACGAATTGCCGTGCCGCCGTGCCGGGTTCGCCGATGTGCAGGTATCCGGCGTTGCCCAGCATCGCCATCCGCCCCGCCAGTGCCTCGTGGACCGGTCGGACCGCCCGGGTCTGGACCAGTTCGAAAATGTCCGGGTCGCGCCCGATCTCGGCCACGATCATCCGGTCCAGAAACACCGAGCACGGGCTGAGTGAGCAGTCGGCCAGGGCCAGGCCGAGCTGGTAGAGGCTCTCCCGCCAGCCGTCCGGCGTCAGGTCCATCGCCAGGATGGCACCCAGCGACGCCTCGTTCTGCTGCTGCGCCGAGTCGGCCACGGACTCCCGGAACAGCTGGTCCTTGCCACCGAAATGGCTGTACACGGTCGGTTTGGAGACGCCCGCACGGGAGGCGATGGCGTCGATGCTGGCCCGCTCGTAACCGTCTTCGCCGAAGATCGGCGCGGCGGCGTCGAGGATGTCGCGTCGTCTGTTCCGAGGTGCCACGCAGTTGATTCTAGAACCAATTTCCTCTGACGTCCCGGGCAACACGTCCGCACTTGGCGGTTGGATTGGTTTAACTCATCGGTTTAGTTTGACTGCCATGGCAGTCAAGGAAGCTGACTGGCGGCCGCTGGCCGCAGTGGCCGGCGCGGCCCTGCTCGTGGTGCTCGACGGCACCGTTGTGGCGGTCGCCCTGAACTCGCTCGCCACGTCGTTCCAGGTCCGGCTCGACCAGGTGGTCTGGGCCACCACGGCCTATCTGCTGGCGGTCGCCGCCGTGCTCCCGGTGCTGGGCCGGCTGACGGCTCGGCTGGGGGCGCGCCGGGTGTTCGTGATCGGGTTGCTGGTGTTCCTGGCCGGTTCCGGGCTCACGGCGCTGTCCTGGTCGGTGCCCGCCCTGGTGCTGTTCCGGGTGGTGCAGGGCCTGGGCGGCGGCCTGGTCGAGCCGACCGCGATGACGCTGGCGGCCGGCCTGGCCCCGGCCGGCCGGATGGGCCGGGTGATGGGTGTGATGTCGACGGTGGTCAACGTCGCGCCCGTGCTCGGCCCGCTGGTGGGTGGTCTGCTGCTGGAAACCGGCCACTGGCAGTGGATCTTCGTGATCAACCTGCCGCTCGGCCTGGTGGTGCTGGTCGCCGTCCTGGCCGCCACGCGTGCGGATCCGATCATGCCGGATCCGGCCCGGGCAGAGCCGTCCGACGCGCCACGGCCTGACCTGCCACGGCCTGACGCGTCGCGGGCCGATGTGCCGGGTCTGGTCATGCTCACCGCGGGTTTCGTGGCGGTGTTGCTGGCCCTGAACCGCTCCGGCGAGGGCGGGGCCGACCCGGCCGTGGTGCTGATCGGCCTGTCCGGAGCGGCGCTGCTGGTGCTCTACGTGCCGTACGCGCTCCGGCTGCATCGTGCGCCCGCTCTCGACCTGCGGCTGTTCGCCCGTCCCGGCTTCGGTCCCGGCCTGGGCGTCATGGGCCTGGTCGGGCTGGTGATGTACAGCCAGATGGCGTCGCTGCCGCTGTTCGCGGCCGAACGTTTCGGCCTGGCCGGGCTGAGGCAGGGCGTGCTGGTCAGCGCCCTCGGGATCGGTCTGCTGGTGTCGATGAGCGTGGGCGGCCGGCTGAGCGACGGCGTCGGGGCCCGGCCGCTGGTGCTGAGCGGTTCGGTCGTCACCCTGGCGGGCGCCCTGGTGTTCGCCGCCGCGCACGCCAGTCTGCCGCCGGCCGCGCTCTACGCGCTGTTCGTGGTGATCGGCCTCGGCTTCGGGGCCACGGCGGCGCCCACCGTGGCCGGTGTGTTCCGGCTGCTGGGGCCGGGGGAGCAGGCCGCGGGCAGCACCGCGCTCTTCATGACGGTGCAGTTCGGCGCATCCCTCGGGGTGACACTGCTCGGCCTGCTCCAGACCGTCACGGACGACTGGGTGCGCTGGTTGTTCCTGGTGGTCGCGCTGGCCCAGGCGGCGGTTTTCGCGCTCGGGACGCGGCTTTCCGCGGATGTTTCACATGAACCCGATCAGGTCTTGTCGACCAGTGGGCAGCCTCCGCACTTGTCTTCGTCCTGACGGTAGAACAGGCAGCACATGCCGCGCACCGGGTCGAGGTACTGGACGGCCAGCTCGGTGCGGGCGAACCGGACGGTGCCCCGCCGCCGGATCGGCGCCCCCTCGGCCACCAGCGCGTCGAGGAAGAGCTGCCCGGCCGCACGGCCCGCCTCCTGGTCGCCGCCGGCCAGCAGCGGGCTCTTGGTGGCGGGCCCCAGCACCGAGTCGGCCACCTGGTTCCACATCGCGACCTTGCCGTAGCGGGTGTGTGCGTGGATCCGCTCGATCAGCGGGGCGAGCGTGTCGTGGGCTCCGCGGGCGGCCCAGGCTGCCAGGGCCGGCAGGTCTTCAGCGGTGGTGACGCCGGACGATCCGGCCAGCGGGTCGGAGGGGAGGACGGCGAGACGCCGGGAGCGCACGGCGATCTGCTGCACCAGCCCGTCGTCGTCCAGGCGCATCATCAGGGACGCCGGGCCGGTGTCGTAGGCCTGACCCGCCACCGCGATCGCGATACCCAGCCGGCCTGCGGCCGCGTAGCCCAGGCTGCCGATCAGCCGGGCCCCGAGCACCGCCGGGCCGTGGTTCAGGTGCGGGCCCTTCGACGCAAGCATGGCTTGGAGCACCTCACCCGGAGTGAACCACCGGCCCGTCGCGGTGACCGGGTCGAACGGCGGTGCCGCATAGGAGTGGGGCGATGCCGGATCGAGCTGGGTGAGGCGGTCGGCCAACGTCGCTACCTGGTTGACACTGGTCACTGCATGTGAAGTGTGGGTAGCTCGGTGGCATGCCGTAATGGCATTGTGAACTGCCATGACGGCGCCTCCTTCGAGATCTCCGGAATCACTGCGCGCAACCACTATAAGGTAAGGCTAGCCTTATGGATGCAGAAGGCAGGCGTCGTCTCAACGGGGGTCCAGGTGTTGCCGGAAGTGTTCGTCACCTTCCCGTCGGGTGCTGCGGGCCCGGTCTTGAGGGCGGAATCGGGTGACACTCAGTCATGGCGCGTCGGCGTTGTGCCAGGTCGGGCCGGTGAGTGCGACCGGGGTACGCGATGGGCGCTGTCCGGCGCGGCGCGGCTCGTGCTGGAGTGATCCACATGGTTCCTGTTGTCCTGCTCGCCCGTAACCCCACGGACTCCGTCACCCACGGGCTCCTCCCTGCCGCCCACGACCTGGGTTTTCCGGTCCGGGTGCTGACCGACGACCCGGATGCGCACCGGCGGGCGTACGCCGGTGCCGCCGACCGGATCGGTACTCCGGAAGTGCTGGCGTGCAACGTGTTCGACGTCCGTGCCGTGCTCGCGACGATCGAGACCACCGGAACGCCGTCGGCGGTCATCAGCAACAGCGACCACCTCCAGGTGCAGACCGCCCTGGTGGCCGACTATCTGGGCCTGCCGGGCAAGGACTGGCGTTCGGCCCAGCGGGCCCGCGACAAGGGCCTGATGCGCGCGCGGCTGCGTGCCGGCGGCCTCGACGACACCTTCTGCCGCCGTCTGGTGCCCGGCGATGCGGAAGCTCCTGCGACGGACGATGCTCAAGTTCCTTTCCCGGTGGTGCTCAAACCCGCAGAAGGCGTGGCGAGCGAGGACGTCGTGCTGGTGCGCGACCGCGCCGAACTGGCCGAACGGGTAAGGGAAATCAGGTCACGGCGCGATGGCGACCTGCTGCTCGAAGGGCTGCTCGACGGTCCGTTGCACACCCTGGAGACGTTGGGAGACGGTGAGCGACTGCGCGTGCTCGGCGGCTGGCAGACCCGGGTGTCGCCGCCGCCGTACTTCATCGAGGAGCGCCTGACCTGGAACCCGCAGCCGGATCCTGCTGTGGTGACGTCGGTGCTGGACCAATTGACGCAGCTGGGTGCGGGTTTCGGGGCGTGTCACACCGAGTTCGTGGTCACGGAACGGGGGCCCCGGCTGGTCGAGGTCAACGACCGGCTGATCGGCGACCACTGCGACTTCGCGATGGCGCGGCTGATCGGTGAACCCTTGTTCCACAACCTCTTCCGGTTGCTGATCGGCGAGCCGCTGAAGGACCCTGAGGTCGCCCCGGTGCACCGCGCCGGCCTGGTGCACTGGATTCTGGTGGACGGCGACGGCGAGTTGCGCCGCGCACCGCAGGCATTCAGCGAGACCCGGGGGGAGTATCGGCTGGATTACCGGCCGATGCAGGCCGTCGGCACGAAGGTACGGGTGACCGGCACGAACCGGGACTACCTGGGTTCGGTCACGGTCACCGGCCCCGACGCCGCGGGCGTCGAGGCCGTGACGGCGGAGTTCGTGTCCGGCGGCCACTGGGTGATCGGGTGAGGCCGCAGCGGCGGTCCGCCCCGCCCCAGGTGCCGGACTGGGAACGTGACCTGGTGCTCCGCCTGGGCACGGCGTTGTTGCGTGAGGACGTCGCGGGGCTGCGCAGCCGGGCCGAACTCCTGCCGGTGGCGCGGGCGCGGGTGGCCGGGCAGCCTTCCGGACCCCGCTCGGCCATCGGCTGGACCCGTCGCGAGGAGAGCCGGCAGACGCAGCCCGACCTGTGGCTGGCCCTGAATGGGCTGCGGATGCCGGTGCGGGTCGGCTCCCCGGCCCGCGGTGACCTGATGAGCGACCTGGTCATGCGGGAGCCACGGGTGATCCGGGTCAGCCCGACCGGCCGGTCCGAGGCCTCGCGGCTCGGCGCGGTGATCCGCGCGGTGCAGACCGAGCTGCTCGCCGGCGTGGCGCCCGACCTGGCGCGGGAGTTCCGGGCCGGTTTCCAGGCCTTGCTGACCGAGGCCCGGGCCGCGGCGCTGGGGGCGGGTCTACGGCATCGCAGGCGGTCCGTGGTGCTGGGGGAACTGCGTACGGCGTGGCCCGAGGCGGGGACGACGGTGGCCGGCTCCGTGGTGGGTGGGGCCGCCGACGAGGTCACGGCCGAGTCCTGGCGGGTGGCCGAGGCTCTCGCCGCGCACCGGGACCATCCGGTCTACCCGTTCTCGATCGCCCGGGTCGGCCTGGACCGAAACAGCCTGCGCCGCTGGGCTCCCGAGCACGCGCCGCGATTCGGTCTGCGCTGGGTGTCCGTGCCGCGTGAGCAGGTAGCCACATCGGGCGATCTCCCGGCGTGGTGGCCCGAAACCGCGCCGTTCGACCCACTTCCCGCCGTGCCGCTCGCGGCCGAACCGCCCCCGGGCCGCCTGGCCCTTCCCGTGCACCCGGCGATGTCTCCCGAGCTGCTGGGACAGGTCCTGTCCGGCATCTCCTGGCAGCCTCTTCCCGCCCCCAGACTCCAGGTGCGGCCGACCCTCTCGATGCGCACCGTGATGCCGGAGGCCGACCCGTCGGTCCACCTCAAGGTCCCGCTGCCGATGCGCACCCTGGGCCGGCTCAATCTGCGCCTGGTCAGCCGCGCCTCGCTGGCCGACGGCGCGGTGCTCACCCACAGCCTCCGGGCACTGCTGGAGCGGGACGACCGGTTCCGCCACACCGTGCTGACCGCCGACGAGAGCACCTGGCTGCACGCGGACCCGCACCTGGCGGTCCTGGTCCGGCGCTGGCCACGCCTGCCGGGCGCCCGGGTGGTACCGGTGGCCGGACTGACAGCCCGGGGCTGGGACGGGCGCATGCTCATCGACGTCCTCAGTCGGGAGTTCTTCGGCGGCGATCTGGACGCACTGCTCGATACCTACCTGCGCACGCTCCTGACCTGGCAACTCGCCCTCTGGCTGCGCTACGGCATCGTGCACGAGGCGCACCCGCAGAACGTGCTGGTGGTGCTGGACCGACCGTCCGGCCGCCCTCGCCTGCGCCTGCTCCTGCGTGACCTGGACAGCTGCCTCGTCGACCCGGAGCTGGCCGGCCCCGCGCTGGGGGAGGCCGCCCCGGGCGGGCTCACCGATCACCGGCTGATCTCGAAGGACCCCGTCGACCTGGCGGCCATGTTCGTCACCACCACGCTGCACCAGTGCGTGGCCTCGGTGCTGATCGAGACCGCGACCGGGACGGACCGGCCGGTCGCCTCCCTGCTCGCCAGGGTCAGGCCCCTGCTGCGGGAACTGGCCGAGGAGCACCGGACCGCACGTGACACCGCACTTCTCACCTCAGGAATCATCAGGGCGGAGAGACTTCCCGTGAAACGGACCCTGACCGCCGCCACCCTGCTGCCGAAATCACGCACCGGAGCTGCCGACGTGAACAAGTTCTACGGCGCCGACGCGCCCAGTTATCTGTGAACGCCCGCACGACACCGGCCCTGTCGCCGGACCGCACGGAACTCCGGCTGGTCGACCACACCGCCCGGGACCCGGACGCCGACGCGATCACGATCGTCGCGCTGCTGAACTGCCTGGTCCGGGAGGTGTCCGGACCGGCCGGCGCGGTGGAGCCGGACGGCACCGACCGGGCCCGCATCCGGCTGGAGAACACCGGCCGGCTGCTGACGGCCGACCTCGGCCGGCCGCTGGGTGATGTTTCCCGTGGAACATCACCCCCGCGCTTCACCGGTGCGGTGCACCTCGTCACCGATCGTGAAAACCGGCTCGGGTGGCGGGAACTGCTGACCCTGGTGGATGCCGAGCTGACCGCCGTCACCGGCTCCTCGGCCACTCACCTGACCGGGCAGATCGAGTCGTCCCACCGGCTGCTGACCGAGGCGCTGCGGCACCGGCCCCCGGCCTCCGCCACCGACACCGCCTCGGCCTACCTGGACCTGGAGCAGTCGCTGCTGGCCGGGCACCGCTACCACCCGGCACCCAAGGCGCGCTCCGGGCGTCCCGAAGAGGTGTTGCGGTACGCGCCCGAGCTGGGAGCCCGGTTCCAGCTGCACCACCTCGCGGTGCGGTCCGAACTGTTCCGGGCGGTCCAGGCTCCCGGCCCGGTGATGACGCACGACGTCGCCCCGGCCGGTTACCGGCTGCTGCCCGTGCACCCCTGGCAGCACGCCATCCTGTCGCGCGGCGAGGAACTGCCCGCCGCCCTGGCCGACGGCCGGGCGATCGACCTCGGACCGAGCGGTCCATGGATGCGCCCCACCTCGTCGGTGCGCACGGTGGCCGCCGACGGCTCAGGTTTCGTGAAACTCAGCCTGAGCGTGCTCATCACGAACTGCCTGCGGATCAACTCCTGGCACGAGGTGCAGGCCGCGGTCGGGCTCGCCGGACTGCTCGAGCCACTGCGACGCGAGCTGGCCGCCCGCTTCCCGGGGACCGTGCTGCTGCGCGAGACCAGGGGGATCACCGCCGACCTCGGCCCGGGCACGGCCGACCAGCTCGGCGTGATCTACCGGGAGGGACTGGCGGGCCGCCTGCGTGCGGGCGCGCTGCCCGTCCCCGCGGCCGCGCTGGCCGAGCCGGTGCCGCACCCGACACTGGCGGCTCTGCTCGACCGGCTCTCCGCCGACCGGGCCCTGCTGCTCGAATGGTGGCGGCGCTACCTGCGGCACCTGCTGCCGCCGGTGCTGTACGCCTATGCCCGGCACGGCGTGGTGTTCGAGGCGCACCTCCAGAACGTCGTGGTGGCCCTGGCCGGTGACGGCATGCCGGTCCAGCTGGTGCTGCGTGACCTGGAGGGCGTCAAGCTGCTGACCGAGCGCCGCGCCGGCGACCTGGCCGCCATGCCCGAGCCGGTGCGCGGGCACGTCGGCACCCCGGCCGGGCGCGGCTGGGACCGGGTGGCCTACTGCCTGCTCGTCAACCACGTCGGCGGCCTGATCGCCGCGCTGGCCGACCGGGACCCGGGTGCCGAGCAGGCGCTCTGGGACGCCGTTCGTGACGCGCTCCGCGAGGTCGAGCCGTTCGACGAGCTGGAGGCCGTGCTCGCCGGTGAGCCGGTGCCGGCCAAGACCAACCTGCTCACTCGCTGGCGGGCCGCCGCCGACCGGGACAGCGGCTACGTGCCGCTGCACCTGCCTCTGGGTTGACCCCCGCGTCAAGCAGAACTGGCCCTGCCGGAAGGATTTCCGACAGGGCCAGTTCTGATGGGCTACTGACTGACCGGGAAGAACAGCTGCGTGTAGCGCTCGCTGGTGGCCGCGTAGAAACCCTCGGGCCACTTGCCCGCAGCCGGCTCGGCAGCGGTCTCGCCGGAGCCGGAGCCCAGCACCCCGCTGCCCCGGATGATGTACTTGTCGCCGTTGGTGATCAACGCCATCTTGGCCTCGCTGGCGGTGGTGTTGTTGCCGCAGCGCGAGGACCAGCCCACGATCACCTCGGCGTAGCCGTCGCTGTCGAAGTCGCGGATCTGCATGATCTGCGAGTCCTGCTTGGCGAAGGCGGCCTGCCCACCGGCCCGGCCGCTGTTGCACTGCGGCAGGTCGGGGTCGGTCATCGAGCGCAGCACCCTGGGGTCGCCGCCGTCTTCGAGCCCGGACGCCTGCACCACCTTCAGGGTGGTCTTCTGCTTCGACGAGGGGACCTTGATCGCGGCGACCAGGTTGAGACCGTTCTTGTCTTCCCACTGGAACGCCTCGACCACTGTGCCGCCGGCGCTCGCCCCCGCCTTACGCAGCAGGTTCTGGGCCTTGAGCTGCTTGACCGACTTCAGGCCGGTGGCGTCTTTACCGGTCAGGGTGGTGGTCGGGTCGGGTGCGCTGGTGGTGTTGTCGCTGTTGCCCCCGCCCAGGCCGCTGAGCAGCGCGACCAGCACGATCAGCAGCACGACCAGTCCACCGGCCACACCGAGCAGCACGAACCGGGCCTCCGGCTTCTGCACGCTGAGGAACCGCTGGAGCGGGCTCTCCGGACCGTCGGCGCCGGGCTGTGCGGCTGGGCGGGGAGCCGGGGCCGGCTTGGCCTGGGGGGCCTGCGGGGCACGCCCCTGCCGGGCCAGTTCCTCGTCGGGCAGCGGGATCGGGCCGCTGAACGTGGCCCAGATGTCGCCGTTCTGCGGCGGGGCGTAGGCGTTGCGGTCGGCCGGCACCGCGGCGCGCCGGCTCACCGGGTTCTTCGGTGGCTTGGGCGGCTTCGGCGGGGCGGGCGGCGGCTCGGGAGCTGCCACCCGGCGGACCGGTGACCTCGGCGGACGGGGAGCGGGCGGCGGCACGGCCGGGGACTGCGGGCCGGCCGGCGACCCCGCGGAGCCCGGGTCGTACGGCTGGTCCAGGTCGTCGCCGATCAGCGGGAGCGGCATGGTGCTGGCCGCGTTCTGCGGATGGCTACGCGGATCCGCCGGCGCCTGCGGAACCGGGGTCGACTCGGCCCACCCACCCTGCGACGGCACACCGGAATCCGGCGCGGCGTAGGGCGGATCGGCCGGCGCGCGGCCGGTCTGCTGTGCGTTCCAGGAGGGAGCGAAGTCGGCCGGTGGCATGACCGCCGGCTGAACGGGCTGGGCCGGACGCGCCGGAGACGGCTGGCCCTGTGGCGACTGATCGGTCGCCCCGGGCCGGTAGATCTCCGTGTCGTACGGGTCGGACCCCTCTTCGGTGTCCTGGGACGGTCCGGAGGGTCTGGGTGAGGTGTCGCGGTCTTCGTCGCGAGTCTGCACCCGACCTGGCTCCGGCGGGCGGGTCCACCAGGGCCCCTGCTCGTCGTCCACGTGCCGTTACCCCTTCCACAGCCACTTCGAACCACCGACCGCCGGCTGTTTCCGGCAGACGGCTCACGTGGCTCTCGACCAACGTCGATCCTCCCACGCTCACCTGGGTCTTGCTGCCCGCCGCCCGCATGTGCGGTCAGGAGAACCGCTGGAGCACGAGTCCGGGCTAGGACCGAATACTTTCAGTCACCGTCCGGAAGGACCAGGTTGAGAACCATGCTCACGAACGTCACCACTACCGCGGCGCCGATCGCGGACCAGAAAAAATCATCGATCGTGAACGAGATGTTCAACTGGTCCGACAGCCACGCCACGAGCTCCAGCATCAGGGCATTGACGACGAAAGCGAACAAACCCAGTGTGAGGATGTAAAACGGCAAAGAAAAGAGCTTCACGACCGGTTTGATGATCGCATTCACCACACCGAAGATCGCCCCGACCACGACCAGGGTCAGGACGGTTTTCCCGGTACTGTCGCCAGACACCTCGACGCCCGGCACGACCGCGGTGGCGACCCAGATCGCCACCGCATTCACCAGAACTTTGATCAGGATGCTGTCCACTGGCGGAATCCTGCCAGAGCCGGCCATGCTTCACGACGCCCGAATCGTCACCGGCCGACACTTCTGCGTGATCGAGAAGAGTTTCCGGTGGTCCAGCGGGTGTCGCGAGTGCCGGACGAGGCCATCGCGACAACGGTGAGGATGAGCACGTCACCGGAACCGAACGGACCGGTCCGGTGAATCGGCGGCGCAATCACCGGGACTTCACCGGAAAACCACATGGGTGTGGACCGGGCGATCCATCCGACTCTTGCCGGACCGACCGGTCCGTCCCGGAGAAGCTGCGACAGGCGTCCCTGATCGGACCGGTCGGCCCGGACCCGAACGTGATCCGGACGTGATCCGGACGCGCTGTGGACCGGTCGGTCCGGACTTGGACGCGATCTGGACCGGTCGGCCCGGATCACGCACATGAGCGGGCCGGTGCACCCCGGCGTCGCGGTGTGGACCTGCCGAACTCGGCCCGCTGAGTTCAGGCGGCCCGGCGATCGGGGGCGGGCCACTGTCCGGGCAGGCCGCAACGACGGCCGGTGATCCGGCCGCCGTTCTTCGGGTCACGTGCCTGGTGGACGACGAGAGAGCCCGCTCCCCGCGTCACCGGTTCCGCCGGCGCACCGTCATTCCGCCGCCGCGCGGGCCTGGAGACCGGACTGCGTGCGCAGTTTCTCCTCGGGCAGGAACCAGCTCAGCAGGAAGGCCAGCACCAGCACCGAGGCGCCGATCAGGAACACCAGGTGCATCGAGTCGGCGAAGCCCTCCAGCACCGGCCGGGCCAGCGCCGGGTCGAGCTGGGTGATGAACGAGGAGTCGTCGATCGACAGACCACCTGCGTCGTGCTTCGTCACCAGGTTCACGATCGGCGCGTTGGCCGGGTCGGACGTCACGGACGGGTTCTTCAGCGCCTGGCTGAACGCCGAGCCCGGGTCGGCCGCGGCCTCGCCGATCCGGTCGGAGA
This genomic interval from Kineosporia corallincola contains the following:
- a CDS encoding IucA/IucC family protein — protein: MRPQRRSAPPQVPDWERDLVLRLGTALLREDVAGLRSRAELLPVARARVAGQPSGPRSAIGWTRREESRQTQPDLWLALNGLRMPVRVGSPARGDLMSDLVMREPRVIRVSPTGRSEASRLGAVIRAVQTELLAGVAPDLAREFRAGFQALLTEARAAALGAGLRHRRRSVVLGELRTAWPEAGTTVAGSVVGGAADEVTAESWRVAEALAAHRDHPVYPFSIARVGLDRNSLRRWAPEHAPRFGLRWVSVPREQVATSGDLPAWWPETAPFDPLPAVPLAAEPPPGRLALPVHPAMSPELLGQVLSGISWQPLPAPRLQVRPTLSMRTVMPEADPSVHLKVPLPMRTLGRLNLRLVSRASLADGAVLTHSLRALLERDDRFRHTVLTADESTWLHADPHLAVLVRRWPRLPGARVVPVAGLTARGWDGRMLIDVLSREFFGGDLDALLDTYLRTLLTWQLALWLRYGIVHEAHPQNVLVVLDRPSGRPRLRLLLRDLDSCLVDPELAGPALGEAAPGGLTDHRLISKDPVDLAAMFVTTTLHQCVASVLIETATGTDRPVASLLARVRPLLRELAEEHRTARDTALLTSGIIRAERLPVKRTLTAATLLPKSRTGAADVNKFYGADAPSYL
- a CDS encoding IucA/IucC family protein — protein: MNARTTPALSPDRTELRLVDHTARDPDADAITIVALLNCLVREVSGPAGAVEPDGTDRARIRLENTGRLLTADLGRPLGDVSRGTSPPRFTGAVHLVTDRENRLGWRELLTLVDAELTAVTGSSATHLTGQIESSHRLLTEALRHRPPASATDTASAYLDLEQSLLAGHRYHPAPKARSGRPEEVLRYAPELGARFQLHHLAVRSELFRAVQAPGPVMTHDVAPAGYRLLPVHPWQHAILSRGEELPAALADGRAIDLGPSGPWMRPTSSVRTVAADGSGFVKLSLSVLITNCLRINSWHEVQAAVGLAGLLEPLRRELAARFPGTVLLRETRGITADLGPGTADQLGVIYREGLAGRLRAGALPVPAAALAEPVPHPTLAALLDRLSADRALLLEWWRRYLRHLLPPVLYAYARHGVVFEAHLQNVVVALAGDGMPVQLVLRDLEGVKLLTERRAGDLAAMPEPVRGHVGTPAGRGWDRVAYCLLVNHVGGLIAALADRDPGAEQALWDAVRDALREVEPFDELEAVLAGEPVPAKTNLLTRWRAAADRDSGYVPLHLPLG
- a CDS encoding M949_RS01915 family surface polysaccharide biosynthesis protein, with the translated sequence MPPADFAPSWNAQQTGRAPADPPYAAPDSGVPSQGGWAESTPVPQAPADPRSHPQNAASTMPLPLIGDDLDQPYDPGSAGSPAGPQSPAVPPPAPRPPRSPVRRVAAPEPPPAPPKPPKPPKNPVSRRAAVPADRNAYAPPQNGDIWATFSGPIPLPDEELARQGRAPQAPQAKPAPAPRPAAQPGADGPESPLQRFLSVQKPEARFVLLGVAGGLVVLLIVLVALLSGLGGGNSDNTTSAPDPTTTLTGKDATGLKSVKQLKAQNLLRKAGASAGGTVVEAFQWEDKNGLNLVAAIKVPSSKQKTTLKVVQASGLEDGGDPRVLRSMTDPDLPQCNSGRAGGQAAFAKQDSQIMQIRDFDSDGYAEVIVGWSSRCGNNTTASEAKMALITNGDKYIIRGSGVLGSGSGETAAEPAAGKWPEGFYAATSERYTQLFFPVSQ
- a CDS encoding phage holin family protein — its product is MDSILIKVLVNAVAIWVATAVVPGVEVSGDSTGKTVLTLVVVGAIFGVVNAIIKPVVKLFSLPFYILTLGLFAFVVNALMLELVAWLSDQLNISFTIDDFFWSAIGAAVVVTFVSMVLNLVLPDGD